CGTTAAAACGATGTTGCATGTTTTTGAAAAAGGCGAATATTTTGCGCCCTTTCCGCTCATATCTATTATTCCTTCCTGAAATCCCGTGATCTTTCCGGTCGTGACAACAGCAGCACCTTTAAGAACATGAGTCCTTCCGGAACCTACCATGTCGACTTTTCCTATAAATCCAGGAAATATTCCTCCTTCACCCTCGACTTTGACCCTCGGCTCGATTACGTCTTTAACAGGGATAATCCTTACTTTATCACCTGGCCTTGCGATATCTACCCCGATTGATTCGATTCTTTCATCATCGCCGACCGCATTTATAAATTCCTGCTTATTTACATATAATACGCCATTTTCTACTTTTGTCTCTTTTCCGAACTGTATGTCATTGATAAAGATATTACCTATTTCTAAACGCAATACATTCACTTCCTTAAGTTGATGAGGGTTATTTTAATATTTTTTAAGCATTTCTTCTATCGATTCAATAGTCACCTTATCAGGAGTTAAGGCTTCGATTTTCTTTCCATCCTTATAAATTGCCATAGTAGGCAGGCCTAAAACCCTTTCCTTTATAGCAAGCCTTCTGTTCTTGCTTGTATTCAAGCTGCAGAACTTGACTTTATCGCTATATTTGTCCTCGAGTTTGTGAACTTCGGGCATCAGAGCAATACACGGAGCACATTTCTCCCCCCAGAAATCTATAAAAACCGGTTTCTCCTTAAAGTCTGAAACTTCTTTTTCAAAGTTTTCTTTATTTAATTCTATCATAGCGATTCCTCCATTTACTAAAAATTATCTGTAATATATTTTTCTGCAGCCGTCGCAGCTATTGCGCCATCGGCAGCTGCAGTTATTACCTGCCTTAAAGTTTTTTTCCTCACATCCCCTGCTGCAAATACCCCGGGTACATTGGTTCTCATCTCTTCATCGGTCAATATATATCCTCTCTCATCCATATCTATATACCCTCTGAATATTTCGCTTGCAGGTTCTAACCCTACGAATACGAATACTCCGTTAACATCAATGATTCTCTCTTCATTTGTCAGTTTGTTTTTGACCTTTAAACCTTCCACTATTTCATCACCTGTTATCTCCACAGGCACACTGTTCCATACAACCTCGATTTTCGGATTGGCAAACACTTTTTCCTGCAGCGATTTTACGCCTCTGAACTTATCCCTTCTATGTATTATAAAGAGTTTATTCACAAACTTTGTAATGTATAATGCCTCCGTAAGGGCAGAATCACCTCCGCCTATCAAAGCAACATCAAGATCGGTAAAGAAGTCGGCATCGCATGTCGCGCAGTACGAAACTCCACGCCCCCTGTACTCTGCCTCGCCTTTAAACCCGGCCACCCTTGGATCGGCACCCGTCGCAATTATAACTGTTTTTGTATGGTATTCTTCTTTTTTGCATTTTACAATTTTAATATCACCGGAAACATCTATACCTAAAACTTCATCTTTCGCGAATTTTGTATTAAAGCTTTTTGCCTGCTCTTTCATTCTCTCGCTTAAAGACGGCCCCGTACAATTCTCTATGGAACCCGGATAATTTTCAAGCTCGCCTGTAGTCGCTGTCTGTCCGCCGTATTTTAATCTTTCTATGACGAGGGAATTAAGTCTTGCTCTTGAACCATATAAACCGGCCGAAAGCCCTGCCGGCCCTCCTCCAAGTATTATTAAATCAAAATCCAAGTTAATTTCTCCTTCCATCATGATATTGCCTGAGAGATCATGTCAAAGTCTACATATTTAAAATCATTCAATATTTCACGGGACCATTTGGGACAACTATTGAATCTTAAAAATTTTTCAGTTGTTATAATCGACTCCTCGATTATGTTCAGGGATTTTACATCAATAGTTTCTCCAACGGACTTGGAAATTAATACAGTTTTGTAAGGTGTTTGATTCGGCTTTATGCTGCCGGATAAAGGATGTGAGAATAGAATATGACCCTTATGTATATAGTCCCTTGCAACCTTTAACACTTCCGCAAGCCCGCCATCGACGAAAATTGTTTCAAAATTGCTTTTTGACAATCCCAATACCAAATCATTGTTCGTTATCAGAATAACCTTTTCAACCATATTCCACGTCTCTTCTTTCAACGGATATGACAGACGATGATTCCACATTCTCATTCAAGTCAGACACTTAAGGAATCAAGATCCACAACTAAAAAAGAGAAATAGCTTCAAGAATGCCATTTCTCTGTCCATTTAACCTGAGAGATTTACTCCTTCGGTGCTTTCGCTTTCCAGAGATCTGTCAGTATAATGTACTTTTGCCTGAGAGATTCACTTGAATTTTCATCTAAAGCTTACTCCTTCGGCTCCCTTGCGGGTCTCTCCTTTATACTTCATCCAGTCAATATAAAAAACTATATGGATTTTTGTATAATAATCATATGATTATTATACAAAAATAGCGACTAAATTTCTACTTAAATTTAATCTTTAAGTAGAAACTTTTCAATCGCATATGAAACCCCGTCTTCTTCATTCGATAATGTCACAAATTTAGAAGCATCTTTTACTTCGTCTTCAGCATTTCCCATGGCAATTCCGAGCCCTGCATATTTTATCATGGAAATATCGTTTTCGCTGTCTCCAATGCAGATTATTTCGTCTCTC
Above is a window of Clostridiales bacterium DNA encoding:
- the trxB gene encoding thioredoxin-disulfide reductase; its protein translation is MNLDFDLIILGGGPAGLSAGLYGSRARLNSLVIERLKYGGQTATTGELENYPGSIENCTGPSLSERMKEQAKSFNTKFAKDEVLGIDVSGDIKIVKCKKEEYHTKTVIIATGADPRVAGFKGEAEYRGRGVSYCATCDADFFTDLDVALIGGGDSALTEALYITKFVNKLFIIHRRDKFRGVKSLQEKVFANPKIEVVWNSVPVEITGDEIVEGLKVKNKLTNEERIIDVNGVFVFVGLEPASEIFRGYIDMDERGYILTDEEMRTNVPGVFAAGDVRKKTLRQVITAAADGAIAATAAEKYITDNF
- a CDS encoding thioredoxin domain-containing protein, which codes for MIELNKENFEKEVSDFKEKPVFIDFWGEKCAPCIALMPEVHKLEDKYSDKVKFCSLNTSKNRRLAIKERVLGLPTMAIYKDGKKIEALTPDKVTIESIEEMLKKY
- a CDS encoding GrdX family protein; this encodes MRMWNHRLSYPLKEETWNMVEKVILITNNDLVLGLSKSNFETIFVDGGLAEVLKVARDYIHKGHILFSHPLSGSIKPNQTPYKTVLISKSVGETIDVKSLNIIEESIITTEKFLRFNSCPKWSREILNDFKYVDFDMISQAIS